The following coding sequences are from one Arthrobacter crystallopoietes window:
- a CDS encoding monooxygenase, protein MAHLVIFDFPSTGPFGSEAAAAYADLAADIAGQPGLIWKIWTEDAAAKSAGGVYLFANRRSADEYIALHSARLQSFGIENIVTARHDVNDKLSEITHAPLTRNRHS, encoded by the coding sequence ATGGCCCACCTCGTCATTTTCGATTTCCCCTCCACTGGCCCTTTCGGTAGCGAAGCAGCCGCGGCGTATGCAGATCTCGCGGCCGACATCGCCGGGCAGCCCGGACTCATCTGGAAGATCTGGACCGAGGACGCCGCGGCCAAGTCAGCAGGCGGTGTTTATCTCTTCGCCAACCGTCGTTCAGCCGACGAATACATCGCCCTCCACTCGGCACGACTGCAATCCTTCGGAATCGAAAACATCGTGACCGCCCGGCACGACGTCAACGACAAACTGTCCGAAATCACACACGCCCCTTTGACCCGCAACCGCCATTCCTAA
- a CDS encoding alpha/beta fold hydrolase: MGSRASKQLGQGPAMDLIRVGAAGLEVLDEGSGEPIVFIQTALTADELFPVADQLRDRFRTIVYHRRGYGNSTPIAGPGSISLDAADCSTLLEA, from the coding sequence GTGGGTAGTCGCGCATCCAAGCAGCTGGGTCAAGGCCCGGCGATGGATTTGATCAGGGTTGGAGCTGCAGGGCTGGAGGTTCTCGACGAGGGCTCGGGTGAGCCAATCGTGTTCATCCAGACTGCCCTCACTGCGGACGAGTTGTTCCCCGTGGCCGACCAGCTGCGCGACCGGTTCCGGACGATCGTCTACCACCGGCGCGGGTACGGAAACAGCACCCCTATTGCGGGGCCGGGATCGATCTCCTTGGACGCAGCCGACTGCAGCACCTTGCTGGAAGCATGA
- a CDS encoding alpha/beta fold hydrolase, translating to MGFSYSGAVAMQLAADAAEKVHSLTLVEPPPVHVPSAPEFRAANEQLFAARRARGLEAALEEFLTLVIGPHWRTDMERHLPGSVEQMRRDSRSFFDIDMPALLAWRFAAEDASRIKCPVLHVGGTDSGPWFAEVRRLILGWFPNAEDVVVDGADHSLAITHTAKVAVALNSFMRRHPMSSSGEPR from the coding sequence GTGGGGTTCTCCTACAGCGGGGCCGTCGCGATGCAGCTTGCCGCGGACGCGGCGGAGAAAGTGCACAGCCTGACGCTGGTGGAGCCACCACCGGTGCACGTCCCAAGTGCCCCTGAATTCCGCGCCGCCAACGAGCAGCTCTTCGCCGCCCGCCGTGCGCGCGGACTCGAAGCGGCACTCGAAGAGTTCCTGACACTGGTCATCGGCCCGCATTGGCGCACGGACATGGAGCGGCACTTGCCGGGATCGGTCGAGCAGATGAGGCGGGACTCGCGCTCGTTCTTCGATATCGACATGCCCGCGCTGCTGGCCTGGCGGTTCGCGGCAGAGGATGCCAGCCGCATCAAATGTCCAGTCCTGCACGTGGGTGGCACCGACAGCGGGCCGTGGTTCGCTGAGGTTCGCCGGCTCATCCTGGGCTGGTTCCCGAACGCCGAGGACGTGGTGGTGGACGGCGCCGACCACTCGCTGGCCATCACCCACACCGCCAAGGTCGCCGTGGCCCTCAACTCCTTCATGCGACGCCACCCAATGTCCTCAAGCGGTGAGCCCCGGTAG
- a CDS encoding MFS transporter produces MKKPFAQKQRVNTAAQPSGAARLRALRPLGQHDFRILITALSISIFGNGMWAVTMVYQVIALGGGPAELSLVAALAGLGLVSFVLLGGIAADRLPRRLILISVEAVNLLALASVTLLALTGRLQLWQVAAAAGMLGIASAFFFPAYSAILPRILPPEELLAANGMEGTIRPVLQQAAGPAVAGMIIAATSPGHTAALIAAAHTIAFTILLRLRSDEGSEPSVPARASVWADLREGVAYTVRTPWLLWTLLYAIVLLLLLMGPLEVLLPFAIRQQLGGGAQTFGFMLAMFGIGGAAGALTVSSFRLPRRYLTLMMLLWGFGTVPMGILGLTNSFWLMAAALATCGYTWGMAQVIWGTLLQRRVPPHLLGRVSSLDFFVSLALMPVSMALAGPVAEVVPIWLIYVVVAVASPVLAIAAILIGRMPQDEITHPLDTAAERATQRAQPPPS; encoded by the coding sequence ATGAAGAAGCCTTTCGCACAGAAACAGCGGGTTAATACTGCTGCGCAGCCGTCCGGGGCCGCGAGGCTCCGGGCCTTGAGACCGCTGGGCCAGCACGATTTCAGGATCCTGATCACGGCCCTGTCCATCTCCATCTTCGGCAACGGGATGTGGGCCGTGACCATGGTCTACCAGGTCATCGCCCTCGGCGGCGGCCCGGCAGAGCTCTCCCTCGTGGCCGCGCTGGCAGGTCTCGGGCTGGTGTCCTTTGTCCTGCTCGGCGGCATTGCGGCGGACAGGCTCCCCCGCAGGCTGATCCTGATCAGTGTGGAGGCCGTAAACCTGCTGGCTCTGGCCTCCGTTACACTCCTGGCCCTGACTGGGCGGCTGCAGCTGTGGCAGGTGGCGGCCGCTGCGGGGATGCTGGGCATCGCGTCGGCTTTCTTCTTTCCGGCGTACTCCGCCATCCTGCCGCGCATCTTGCCGCCCGAGGAGCTTCTCGCCGCCAACGGCATGGAGGGCACCATCCGGCCGGTGCTGCAGCAGGCAGCCGGTCCCGCGGTCGCGGGCATGATCATCGCGGCTACCAGCCCAGGGCACACCGCTGCCCTCATCGCCGCCGCCCACACCATCGCCTTCACTATCCTGCTGCGTCTGCGCTCGGATGAGGGCAGCGAACCCTCCGTGCCCGCCCGGGCCTCTGTGTGGGCTGACCTGCGCGAAGGAGTTGCTTATACGGTCCGCACGCCGTGGCTGTTGTGGACGCTGCTCTACGCCATTGTCCTGTTGCTGCTGCTGATGGGGCCGCTGGAAGTGCTGCTGCCCTTCGCCATCCGGCAACAGCTCGGCGGCGGGGCCCAGACGTTCGGATTCATGCTGGCGATGTTCGGCATCGGCGGCGCGGCCGGTGCGCTGACCGTGTCCAGCTTCCGGTTGCCCAGGCGCTACCTGACCCTGATGATGTTGCTATGGGGCTTTGGGACAGTACCGATGGGCATTCTCGGTTTGACCAACAGCTTCTGGCTTATGGCGGCAGCGCTTGCCACCTGCGGCTACACCTGGGGTATGGCGCAGGTCATCTGGGGAACGCTGCTGCAACGCCGGGTTCCACCCCATCTGCTCGGCCGCGTCTCCAGCCTGGACTTCTTTGTCTCGCTGGCGCTGATGCCGGTGTCGATGGCTCTCGCGGGTCCGGTCGCCGAAGTGGTTCCGATCTGGCTGATCTACGTGGTGGTTGCCGTGGCGTCACCCGTGCTCGCCATCGCTGCCATCCTCATTGGCCGGATGCCGCAGGATGAAATCACACATCCGCTGGATACTGCGGCCGAAAGAGCCACACAGCGGGCGCAGCCGCCGCCGTCGTGA